The Microbacterium phyllosphaerae region GATGCAGGGACATCCGTAATGACGAGCCGCCCGTGGTGGAGTACTCCCCTTGGGTTCATTCGATGCTAGCGAATACATCGGCATTCCAGCTATGAGAAAGCTGAGTATGCGCTGATGGTGTGGGCACCCGCCGTGGGAGGCACCCGCCGTGTGATGACGGTGGGATGCCGCTCGCGGCTCAGGCGGTCGGGCCGAGGATGAAGTTCCACGCCCCCGTCAGCACCGCTGTGGCGATCGCGACGACCGGGATGACTGCGGCGAGAGCGACGAGCAGGGTGTCTCGTCGATCCCAGACCGACTCCCTGGCCCACGACCTCGGTCCGTTGCCGCCGAACCCGCGGGCCTCCATGGCGGTCGCCAACGATGACCCGCGACGGATCGCGAGCACGAACAGCGCGAACGCCATGCCGAAGGCCCGACGCACGCGCCCCTCGTCGGCGACGCCGCGCGCCCGCCGCGCGAGAGCGAGGGCCCGCCAGTCCTCGACGAGCAGTCCGAGCATCCGCATCCCGGCCAGCGCGCCGACGACGAATCTCGCCGGCAGCTTGATCCGCTGAGCGAGGTCGTCGGCGAGATCCGTCGGATCGACGGTGATGAAGAGCACCACCGCGGGAAGGCCGATCGCGAGCACGCGCACCGCGGTCGCCGCAGCCAGCGCGAGCGATCCGTCGCTGACGCGCATCACGAACCACTCGACATGGATCGTGCCGCTGGTGGCGCCGTAGAGCGCGATGGTCACGGCGCTCAGCGGCGCGGCGATCCACAGCACGGCCGTGCGGGTCCAGAACTCCTTCGCGCGGAGGCCAGCGAGAAGCAGCAGCGGGATCTCGAGCAGCAGCGCGACGGATGCCGAGACGACATCGATCGTCAGCACGAGGGGCAGCGCGATGAGCAGCGCCGCGGCGAGTTTGGCCAGGGCGGAGCGCGGCGCGATCGGTCCCGGTCGGTCGACGCGGGCGGTGAGCGGATCGATCATCAGCGCACCTCGATCCGTCGAGCGTGCAGGGCGTCGAGCACGGCCTCGTCATGGCTGATCGCGACGACCGCGGTGCCCTCGTCGCGCAGACGGGCGATGAGGCCGACGAGCTCGGCCCAGGTCGTCGCATCCTGTCCGAACGTGGGCTCGTCGAGCACCAGCATCCTGGGCCGGGTGGCGAGTGCCGCGGCCACCGTGAGCCGCCTCTTCTCTCCGCCCGAGAGTGTGTACGGATTCGCACCGGCCAGGGCGGTGAGCCGCAGCCGTTCGAGGAGGTCGTCGACCCGCACGGCGATCTCGGGCTCGGGGAGCTTCAGAGCTCGGGGGCCGACCGACAGCTCGTCGCGCACGGTCTTCGCGAGCAGCTGATGCTCGGGCGTCTGCATCACGGTGGCGATGCGGGTGAGCAGCGCACGCGACGACCAGCGGAAGGGGTCGGACTTCTCCCCCGCGGCGAGCGCCGGCAGTGCCGAGACGCGACCGTTCTCGGCGGGGATGAGGCCGGCGAGAGTGAGACCCAGCGTCGACTTGCCCGCACCGTTGGCGCCGGTCACACCGAGTGCCTCGCCGGCGCGCACGTCGAGATCGAAGGGTCCGGCCACGGCGAGTCCGCGGCGTCGCGACACCGTGAGCCCGCGCGCTCCGAGCAGGGGTTCCCCCGGTGGGCGCGACGGCGCGGGCGGAGTGGCCGGCGGATGCCCCGGAACCCACACTCCGGATGCCGCGAGCTCGGCGCCGCGGGCACCGAGCACCTCGTCCGGGCTGCCGTCGGCGAGGACGACCGTCCCCCCAGGATCGGCGCCGAGCACGATCACTCGGGTGACCAGCGGCAGCCAGACGTCGATGCGATGCTCGATCACGACGAGGGTCGCACCACTGACATCCAGCGCCGCGGCGACGGCATCCCGCACATCCTGCACGCCCTGCGGGTCGAGGTTGGCGGTCGGCTCGTCGAGCAGGATCGCACCCGGCCGCATCGCGAGCACACCGGCGAGCGCGAGACGCTGCTTCTGGCCGCCTGACAGCGCCGCGGTCGAGCGATCGAGCGCGGCGTCGAGCTCGACGGCATCCAGAGCCTGCCGCACCCGCTGCCAGATCTCGTCGCGAGGGACTCCGAGGTTCTCGCATCCGAACGCGACGTCGTCGCCCACCCTCGCGAGGATCGTCTGGGTGTCGGGGTCCTGCAGCACCATGCCGACGCGACCGCGGGCCTCGGTCGGCGGCTTCCCGTCGACCAGCAGCGCACCCTGCGTCTCGCCCTCGTCTGCGCCGCCGAGCACGCCACCGAAACCCTGCAGCAGAGTGGACTTGCCCGAGCCCGAGGCGCCGAGCAGCAGCACCCGCTCCCCCGGTTCGATGCGCAGCTCGACGTCGCGCACCGCCCAGCGGACGCGCGTCGCGTACCGCCACCCCCAGCCGCGGGC contains the following coding sequences:
- a CDS encoding ABC transporter ATP-binding protein; its protein translation is MSALTTPATLEARGWGWRYATRVRWAVRDVELRIEPGERVLLLGASGSGKSTLLQGFGGVLGGADEGETQGALLVDGKPPTEARGRVGMVLQDPDTQTILARVGDDVAFGCENLGVPRDEIWQRVRQALDAVELDAALDRSTAALSGGQKQRLALAGVLAMRPGAILLDEPTANLDPQGVQDVRDAVAAALDVSGATLVVIEHRIDVWLPLVTRVIVLGADPGGTVVLADGSPDEVLGARGAELAASGVWVPGHPPATPPAPSRPPGEPLLGARGLTVSRRRGLAVAGPFDLDVRAGEALGVTGANGAGKSTLGLTLAGLIPAENGRVSALPALAAGEKSDPFRWSSRALLTRIATVMQTPEHQLLAKTVRDELSVGPRALKLPEPEIAVRVDDLLERLRLTALAGANPYTLSGGEKRRLTVAAALATRPRMLVLDEPTFGQDATTWAELVGLIARLRDEGTAVVAISHDEAVLDALHARRIEVR
- a CDS encoding energy-coupling factor transporter transmembrane component T family protein, whose translation is MIDPLTARVDRPGPIAPRSALAKLAAALLIALPLVLTIDVVSASVALLLEIPLLLLAGLRAKEFWTRTAVLWIAAPLSAVTIALYGATSGTIHVEWFVMRVSDGSLALAAATAVRVLAIGLPAVVLFITVDPTDLADDLAQRIKLPARFVVGALAGMRMLGLLVEDWRALALARRARGVADEGRVRRAFGMAFALFVLAIRRGSSLATAMEARGFGGNGPRSWARESVWDRRDTLLVALAAVIPVVAIATAVLTGAWNFILGPTA